A genomic stretch from Setaria viridis chromosome 1, Setaria_viridis_v4.0, whole genome shotgun sequence includes:
- the LOC117859735 gene encoding large ribosomal subunit protein eL6x — MAPTSKLSQGIKRASRSHAYHRRGLWAIKAKHGGAFPKAEKPSAAKEPKFYPADDVKPRAPSTRKPKPTKLRSTITPGTVLILLAGRFMGKRVVFLKQLKSGLLLISGPFKINGVPIRRVNQTYVIATSTKVDISGVDVSKFDDKYFAREKKQKVKKTEGELFETEKEASKSLPDFKKDDQKAVDAALIKAIEAVPELKTYLGARFSLRDGDKPHEMVF; from the exons ATGGCGCCGACGTCGAAGCTGTCGCAGGGCATCAAGCGCGCGTCGCGGTCGCACGCGTACCACCGCCGGGGGCTGTGGGCCATCAAGGCCAAGCACGGCGGCGCCTTCCCCAAGGCCGAGAAGCCCTCCGCCGCCAAGGAGCCCAAGTTCTACCCCGCCGACGACGTCAAGCCCCGCGCCCCCAGCACCCGCAAGCCTAAGCCCACTAAGCTCAG GTCGACCATCACGCCCGGGACCGTGCTGATCCTGCTCGCTGGCCGCTTCATGGGGAAGAGAGTGGTGTTCCTCAAGCAGCTCAAGTccggcctcctcctcatctCTG GGCCTTTCAAGATCAATGGAGTACCAATCCGCCGTGTGAACCAGACCTACGTCATTGCTACATCCACCAAGGTTGACATCTCTGGTGTTGATGTTTCCAAGTTTGATGACAAGTACTTTGCCAgggagaagaagcagaaggtGAAGAAGACTGAAGGCGAGCTTTTTGAGACAGAGAAGGAG GCATCCAAGTCTCTGCCTGACTTCAagaaggatgaccagaaggccGTCGATGCTGCTCTGATCAAGGCTATTGAGGCTGTCCCAGAGTTGAAGACCTACCTTGGTGCCCGGTTCTCTCTCAGGGATGGTGACAAGCCCCATGAGATGGTCTTCTAA
- the LOC117841416 gene encoding ribosome biogenesis protein BRX1 homolog 1 produces the protein MAKKRKRTDAPAKAAVAEKPDDSAPERPPRTLFGFKEPAPDAEPASEAAGSAAAAPFRNKEKVLITCSRRITYRYRHLMQDILSLLPHAKKDSKVESKQSKGNALNELLELRSCSSCLFFECRKQKDLYLWMVKSPGGPSVKFLVNAVHTMEELKLTGNHLKGSRPLLTFSTNFDEQPHWMLVKEMITQIFATPKDHRKVKPFHDHVFAFSIVDGHVWFRNYQISVPHNEIDKVDKGGLDKMTLIEVGPRFCLNPIKIFGGSFGGPTWYENPFYISPNQIRALEKRQKAGKYAKKVKAKVKRKMHEMENTLEPDEFAELWKGE, from the exons ATGGCGAAGAAGCGGAAGCGCACCGACGCGCCCGCGAAGGCCGCCGTCGCAGAGAAGCCCGACGACTCCGCGCCGGAGCGCCCGCCGCGCACGCTCTTCGGCTTCAAGGAGCCGGCCCCCGACGCCGAGCCCGCATCCGAGGCCGCtggctccgccgcggcggcgccgttccGGAACAAGGAGAAGGTGCTCATCACCTGCTCCCGCCGCATCACGTACAG GTACCGGCATCTGATGCAGGACATCCTGTCGCTGCTCCCGCACGCGAAGAAGGACAGCAAGGTCGAGTCGAAGCAGAGCAAGGGTAACGCGCTGAACGAGCTGCTCGAGCTCAGGAGCTGCTCCAGCTGCCTCTTCTTCGAG TGCAGAAAACAGAAGGATCTTTACCTTTGGATGGTCAAGTCTCCTGGAGGACCATCAGTGAAATTTCTAGTTAATGCTG TTCACACTATGGAGGAGTTGAAGCTTACTGGTAACCATCTAAAAGGCTCACGCCCTCTTCTTACgttttctacaaattttgatGAGCAACCTCATTGGATGCTTGTGAAGGAAATGATAACTCAG ATATTTGCTACTCCTAAAGATCACCGTAAAGTCAAACCTTTCCATGACCATGTGTTTGCCTTCTCCATTGTGGATGGCCATGTTTGGTTTCGAAACTACCAG ATTTCTGTTCCCCACAATGAGATTGACAAAGTTGATAAAGGAGGTTTGGATAAAATGACACTTATTGAG GTTGGCCCCAGGTTTTGTTTGAATCCAATCAAAATATTCGGTGGTAGTTTTGGTGGTCCTACATGGTATGAGAATCCATTCTATATTTCTCCCAATCAG ATCCGTGCACTAGAGAAGCGGCAGAAGGCAGGCAAATATGCCAAGAAGGTGAAGGCCAAGGTGAAGAGGAAGATGCACGAGATGGAGAACACCCTAGAACCTGATGAGTTTGCTGAGCTCTGGAAAGGGGAGTAG
- the LOC117859742 gene encoding uncharacterized protein, protein MWRLNPFGGKAQSGLEGRTVDVGSVKITVRNAIAQGGFSCVYLACDTVHPSKLYALKHIICNDSESLDLVMKEIQVMNLLKGHPNVVTLVAHDVFDMGRTKEALLVMEFCEKSLVSAMESRGSGYYEEKKVLLIFRDACNAVFAMHGQSPPIAHRDLKAENVLLGFDGAWKICDFGSTSTNHKCFNKSEEMGVEEDIIRKHTTPAYRAPEMWDLYRREVISEKVDIWALGCLLYRICYFKSAFDGESKLQILNGNYRIPEQPKYSTAVTGLIKDMLEASPNVRPDITQVWFRVNELLPLELQKRLPDGPSSAISMSLQDEGAHKRTHVMPRRNPPPPPREQSNSSLSHGSSRAGDAPLGAFWATQHAQGADNRKPLFDEEPIKPSLSSKQNQSRVDTSISIPGDRHGHSGQSSRTSKAPSNSLPNNGFAGVSDTNLFKETQSSVKVKANQAQPKPKCEKDPFNSFVADFDTHNLNIAAGKASELELELSSLKEQLKKTTLEKDEMTAKYEKLSAICRSQRQELQELKRALAETTPPSNKVSSRTQDSGPQRKEKIEGTVWELEHGMLASNSKSASSDAKTWQVFPETKTQAQARPKVDHATNGRQNLTKSTNPGPSPDAWGFGTDNYRTSAAAASTATQINRTTAQGSSSQRFSTGVAKKVEQPSGWAGF, encoded by the exons ATGTGGAGGCTCAATCCCTTTGGGGGGAAAGCACAGAGTGGGTTGGAAGGTCGCACCGTTGATGTTGGTAGTGTGAAGATTACAGTACGAAATGCCATTGCACAAGGAGGTTTCTCTTGTGTATATCTGGCATGTGACACAGTACATCCATCGAAGTTGTACGCATTGAAGCACATTATTTGCAATGATTCAGAATCACTTGATCTTGTCATGAAGGAAATTCAGGTTATGAACCTCCTCAAAGGGCATCCCAATGTGGTCACACTTGTTGCACATGATGTTTTTGATATGGGGCGCACAAAGGAGGCACTTCTTGTGATGGAGTTCTGTGAGAAGTCCTTGGTGAGTGCAATGGAGAGCAGAGGTAGTGGTTACTATGAGGAGAAGAAGGTGCTTTTAATTTTCAGAGATGCCTGCAATGCTGTTTTTGCCATGCATGGACAGTCACCACCAATTGCACATAG GGATCTGAAAGCTGAAAATGTTCTTCTTGGTTTTGACGGTGCATGGAAAATATGTGATTTTGGAAGCACATCAACAAATCATAAATGCTTTAACAAATCAGAAGAGATGGGTGTTGAGGAAGATATCATCAGGAAACATACAACCCCAGCCTACAGGGCCCCTGAG ATGTGGGATCTCTACAGAAGAGAAGTTATTAGCGAGAAAGTCGATATTTGG GCCTTGGGGTGCCTTTTATATAGAATATGCTACTTCAAGTCAGCGTTTGATGGAGAATCCAAGTTGCAGATACTCAATGGCAATTATCGTATCCCGGAGCAACCCAAGTATAGCACTGCTGTCACAGGGTTGATCAAAGATATGCTGGAAGCCTCTCCAAATGTCAGGCCAGACATCACGCAG GTCTGGTTTCGTGTTAATGAGCTACTGCCGCTTGAGTTACAGAAAAGGTTACCTGATGGTCCTTCATCAGCCATTTCCATGAGTTTGCAAGATGAAG GTGCACATAAAAGAACACATGTGATGCCTAGAAGgaatcctcctccgcctccaagAGAGCAATCTAATAGTTCTTTATCGCACGGAAGCTCAAGGGCAGGAGATGCACCTTTAGGTGCATTTTGGGCAACTCAGCATGCACAAGGTGCGGATAATAGGAAACCTTTGTTTGACGAGGAGCCAATTAAACCATCACTGTCATCAAAGCAGAACCAAAGCAGGGTGGACACCAGCATCTCTATCCCTGGGGATAGGCATGGTCATTCTGGCCAGTCGTCACGAACAAGTAAAGCACCAAGTAACTCCTTGCCTAATAATGGATTTGCAGGTGTCTCTGACACAAATTTGTTCAAGGAGACACAAAGTTCTGTGAAAGTTAAAGCAAACCAAGCTCAGCCCAAGCCAAAATGTGAGAAAGATCCATTCAACAGCTTTGTTGCAGATTTTGACACACACAATCTCAACATTGCTGCTGGTAAGGCATCTGAACTTGAACTCGAATTGTCCAGTCTGAAGGAGCAGTTGAAGAAAACCACATTGGAGAAGGACGAGATGACAGCCAAGTATGAAAAGCTATCTGCAATATGCCGATCACAGCGTCAGGAGCTCCAAGAACTGAAGCGCGCCCTTGCTGAGACAACACCTCCGTCAAACAAAGTCAGCTCTAGAACACAAGACTCTGGACCTCAG CGAAAGGAAAAGATTGAAGGAACGGTGTGGGAGCTTGAACATGGAATGCTTGCAAGCAACTCTAAATCAGCCAGTTCTGATGCCAAAACATGGCAGGTGTTCCCTGAGACAAAGACCCAGGCCCAGGCCCGGCCAAAGGTTGATCATGCAACTAATGGGAGGCAAAACCTAACCAAGAGCACAAACCCAGGTCCTTCGCCCGATGCCTGGGGTTTTGGCACCGATAATTACAGAacgtcagcagcagcagcaagcactGCTACGCAGATCAACAGGACCACTGCTCAAGGCAGCTCATCCCAGAGATTCAGCACTGGTGTGGCGAAGAAAGTAGAGCAACCATCTGGATGGGCTGGTTTTTAA
- the LOC117859768 gene encoding uncharacterized protein — translation MAATFPLLLLLHLVLAPCARAADAVVSRIAFGSCANQSAPQPIWDAVAGFDPQVFVWLGDNVYGDNKRPFRVFGKERTVGPWKNVPRFYPSTEEELRRRYQLGRAKPGYARLREKAQVIGTWDDHDYGLNDAGKEFSGKVFTQRLMLDFLDEPEDSKRRKQAGVYTSYMFGPEGKRVKVILLDTRYHRDPLLSDGTILGDPQWQWLERELHGPQSEITIIGSSIQVVSNLSATTGPLFYVESWARFPRERERLFRLIDSSKRNGVIFISGDVHFGEIARFDCGAQYPLYDVTSSGLTQSVENSVPAVFQPIMRLLAVLTPTTMRVFSPKCRYKSCTTGQPNFGAIEIDWNAVPPRIKLELRDVEGHSVHSVEFPISELQPSGAHAIKKQEHAFQRHCTLETELPWLTRHRLALLFFGTIAAFIIAVVLLAATCLYSITRCSKKTKKE, via the exons ATGGCCGCCACCTTcccgctcctgctcctgctccacctCGTCCTGGCCCCttgcgcccgcgccgccgacgccgtggTGTCCAGGATTGCCTTCGGCTCCTGCGCCAACCAGAGCGCGCCCCAG CCCATTTGGGACGCCGTCGCGGGGTTCGACCCGCAGGTGTTCGTCTGGCTCGGGGACAACGTCTACGGCGACAACAAGCGCCCGTTCCGGGTGTTCGGGAAGGAGCGCACCGTGGGGCCCTGGAAGAACGTGCCGCGGTTCTACCCCTCCACCGAGGAGGAGCTGCGGAGGCGGTACCAGCTCGGCAGGGCGAAGCCCGGGTACGCCAGGCTCAGGGAGAAGGCTCAG GTTATTGGAACATGGGATGACCATGATTATGGATTGAATGATGCAGGAAAGGAATTTAGTGGGAAAGTGTTTACTCAAAGGCTTATGTTAGATTTCTTGGATGAACCTGAAGACAGTAAGCG GAGGAAACAAGCTGGTGTTTATACCTCATACATGTTTGGCCCTGAAGGAAAAAGAGTGAAG GTAATCTTGTTGGATACCAGATATCACAGAGACCCACTTTTAAGTGATGGAACTATTCTAGGAGATCCTCAATGGCAGTGGCTGGAGAGGGAGCTTCATGGTCCTCAATCAGAGATCACCATCATCGGATCTTCTATCCAG GTAGTATCTAATCTTTCTGCCACAACTGGACCTTTGTTCTATGTGGAGTCCTGGGCACGCTTCccaagggagagagagaggctgTTCAGATTGATTGACAGCAGTAAG AGAAACGGAGTAATATTTATTAGTGGTGATGTTCATTTTGGAGAAATTGCTAGATTCGACTGTGGAGCTCAATATCCATTGTATGATGTTACTTCAAGTGGTCTTACCCAGTCCGTTGAGAATTCTGTGCCAGCAGTCTTTCAACCTATTATGAGACTTCTGGCAGTACTTACACCAACTACCATGCGAGTCTTTAGCCCTAAGTGCCGGTATAAATCATGCACTACAG GTCAACCAAATTTTGGAGCAATTGAAATTGATTGGAATGCTGTACCTCCGCGGATAAAACTTGAACTAAGAGATGTTGAGGGCCATTCTGTTCACAGTGTGGAGTTCCCTATATCTGAACTGCAGCCATCAGGTGCGCACGCAATCAAGAAACAAGAACATGCTTTTCAACGGCACTGTACTCTCGAAACAGAGCTTCCATGGCTAACACGACACCGGCTCGCTCTGCTGTTCTTTGGCACCATAGCTG CTTTTATCATAGCCGTGGTGCTGCTAGCAGCCACTTGCTTGTATAGTATCACAAGGTGCAGTAAGAAAACCAAGAAAGAATAG